From a region of the Bradyrhizobium diazoefficiens genome:
- a CDS encoding DUF5413 family protein — translation MKRYLVFALVGPFVGGFLLLLTSTYQSGYWAHTNLGEVGKLFAVFFKTLQYSYLFGFLPSLMIGAVDDILIHVRRIGPGLRMLLVGLFAFMLASLTYSSRGPDSGAVQFILYGLVGFVPAAISSWLVHRYVGESQPVAAPT, via the coding sequence ATGAAACGCTATCTGGTATTTGCGCTGGTCGGCCCGTTCGTCGGCGGGTTCCTGCTGCTGCTGACCTCGACCTATCAATCCGGCTATTGGGCCCACACCAATCTCGGCGAGGTCGGCAAGCTGTTCGCAGTCTTCTTCAAGACCTTGCAGTACAGCTATCTATTCGGCTTCCTGCCCTCGCTGATGATCGGCGCGGTCGATGACATCCTGATCCATGTCAGGCGGATCGGGCCGGGCTTGCGGATGCTGCTGGTCGGCCTGTTCGCCTTCATGCTGGCTTCGCTCACCTACAGCTCGCGCGGGCCGGATTCGGGCGCGGTGCAGTTCATCTTGTATGGTCTCGTCGGGTTCGTGCCGGCGGCGATTTCGTCCTGGCTCGTGCACAGATATGTCGGGGAGTCGCAGCCGGTGGCGGCGCCGACCTGA
- a CDS encoding DUF4112 domain-containing protein has product MTMSDDDILAPRRSRSGNGSRATSSGTGARGPIIDQEGREIRPETLEQGFREFRFEFGKDDLFAGSPFGHLTREQRIARLEAIAKLLDIAFIVPGTNIRYGIDGLIGLVPIVGDIITTAISLWLVREARALGAPWYITARMLGNVALDGVVGMVPLAGDAFDVMFRANMRNVRLLRRWLDKQPRI; this is encoded by the coding sequence ATGACCATGTCCGACGACGACATTCTTGCACCGCGCAGGTCCCGTTCGGGGAACGGCTCCCGTGCGACCTCTTCGGGCACCGGGGCACGCGGGCCGATCATCGACCAGGAGGGTCGGGAGATTCGCCCCGAAACGCTGGAGCAGGGATTTCGCGAGTTCCGTTTCGAGTTCGGCAAGGACGATCTCTTCGCCGGGAGCCCGTTCGGCCATCTGACGCGCGAACAGCGGATCGCGCGGCTTGAGGCGATCGCAAAGCTGCTCGACATCGCCTTCATCGTGCCCGGCACCAACATCCGCTATGGCATCGACGGGCTGATCGGCCTGGTCCCCATCGTCGGCGACATCATCACCACGGCGATCTCGCTGTGGCTGGTGCGCGAGGCCCGCGCGCTGGGCGCGCCCTGGTACATCACCGCGCGCATGCTGGGCAATGTGGCACTCGACGGCGTGGTCGGCATGGTCCCGCTCGCAGGCGACGCCTTCGACGTCATGTTCCGCGCCAACATGCGCAACGTGCGTCTGTTGCGCCGCTGGCTCGACAAGCAGCCGCGGATTTGA
- a CDS encoding DUF3309 family protein — translation MSLGTILIILVIIYLVGGLSGRLGGYGYGMGHSGMGIGGVVLVVLLVLLLLGKL, via the coding sequence ATGTCACTCGGGACCATCCTGATCATCCTGGTGATCATCTATCTGGTCGGAGGCCTGTCCGGCCGCTTGGGCGGTTATGGCTATGGCATGGGCCATTCCGGCATGGGAATCGGCGGCGTCGTGCTCGTGGTGCTGCTCGTCCTGCTGCTTCTTGGCAAATTATAG
- the msrB gene encoding peptide-methionine (R)-S-oxide reductase MsrB, which translates to MPDTKTKTSDDKINKSEEQWRRELTPMQYAVLREKATERPFSGEYEHDHRAGTYVCAGCGNVLFESDAKFDSGCGWPSFTRPAVESHIDEERDVSHGMIRTEVLCSKCSGHLGHVFPDGPGPAGLRYCINSAALKLEPK; encoded by the coding sequence ATGCCCGACACCAAGACGAAAACCTCAGACGACAAGATCAATAAGAGCGAAGAGCAGTGGCGGCGCGAACTGACGCCGATGCAGTACGCGGTGCTGCGCGAAAAGGCGACCGAGCGTCCCTTCTCCGGCGAGTATGAGCACGATCATCGCGCAGGCACTTACGTCTGCGCAGGCTGCGGCAACGTTCTGTTCGAGTCCGACGCCAAGTTCGATTCCGGCTGCGGTTGGCCGAGCTTCACCCGGCCCGCCGTCGAGAGCCATATCGACGAGGAACGGGACGTCAGCCACGGCATGATCCGCACCGAGGTGCTTTGCTCCAAATGCAGCGGCCATCTCGGCCACGTCTTTCCTGACGGACCTGGACCTGCCGGCCTGCGCTACTGCATCAACTCGGCGGCGCTGAAGCTGGAGCCGAAATAA
- the msrA gene encoding peptide-methionine (S)-S-oxide reductase MsrA, with protein MRRTALASLLAATAALTLAFTLPSRAAEDAVVIPAPAMDAAPASGIQTAVVAGGCFWGVQGVFQHTAGVVNAVSGYAGGTKATADYQTVSSGRTGHAESVEIKYDPKKISYGKILQIYFSVVHDPTQLNRQGPDTGTQYRSAIFTTSGEQKKVAEAYIAQLNAAKVFSKPIVTKVGALEAFYPAEAYHQDYLTLHPNQPYIAYNDLPKIENLKKLFADNYIEKPTLVSASKATN; from the coding sequence ATGCGCCGAACCGCCCTCGCCTCCCTGCTCGCCGCAACCGCCGCCCTGACGCTGGCGTTCACCCTGCCGTCGCGGGCCGCCGAGGATGCGGTCGTGATCCCCGCCCCCGCCATGGATGCAGCACCCGCGAGCGGGATTCAGACCGCCGTGGTCGCCGGCGGTTGCTTCTGGGGCGTGCAAGGCGTCTTCCAGCACACCGCAGGCGTCGTCAACGCGGTCTCCGGCTATGCCGGCGGCACCAAGGCGACCGCCGACTACCAGACGGTCTCGAGCGGCCGGACTGGCCACGCAGAGTCGGTCGAGATCAAGTACGACCCCAAGAAGATCTCCTACGGCAAGATCCTCCAGATCTACTTCTCGGTGGTGCACGACCCGACCCAGCTCAACCGCCAGGGTCCCGACACCGGCACGCAATATCGCTCGGCGATCTTCACCACCTCCGGCGAGCAGAAGAAGGTGGCGGAGGCCTATATCGCCCAGCTCAACGCCGCCAAGGTCTTCAGCAAGCCGATCGTGACCAAGGTCGGCGCATTGGAGGCGTTCTACCCGGCGGAGGCCTACCATCAGGACTATCTGACACTGCACCCGAACCAGCCCTACATTGCCTATAACGACCTGCCGAAGATCGAGAACCTGAAAAAGCTGTTCGCGGATAACTACATTGAAAAGCCGACGCTGGTGAGTGCCAGCAAGGCCACCAACTGA
- a CDS encoding ATP-dependent RecD-like DNA helicase produces the protein MPTFTPHQDAALKAVGDWLKAKPGRNGTPPVFRLFGFAGTGKTTLARHIADGVDGEVKFAAFTGKAALVMRNKGCDDASTIHSLIYRARESGEEQPSFELWDDAPASKAKLIVIDECSMVDAELGRDLMSFDCPLLVLGDPAQLPPIQGGGFFTNTEPDAMLTEVHRQAQDDPIVRMSMDIREGRELDIGRYGDSEVVSRKELDPDRVMSADQVLVGRNNTRRAYNMRVRQRQNIEDAFPVAGDKLVCLRNNRKKGLFNGGLWRVKSRNASRSKSRILSMRLSPDEDFGHKVTKVSVRADCFEGGIEQIAWEQRKPYDEFDYGYVLTVHKSQGSQWDDVVLFDESFAFGESRARWLYTGITRAAKRLSIVV, from the coding sequence ATGCCGACATTCACCCCGCATCAGGATGCCGCTCTGAAGGCCGTCGGCGACTGGCTCAAGGCCAAGCCCGGCCGTAACGGCACGCCGCCGGTGTTCCGCCTGTTCGGCTTCGCCGGGACCGGCAAGACGACTCTGGCCCGGCACATCGCCGACGGCGTCGATGGCGAGGTGAAGTTCGCCGCCTTCACCGGCAAGGCCGCCCTCGTCATGCGCAACAAGGGTTGCGACGACGCCTCCACCATCCACTCGTTGATCTATCGCGCCCGCGAATCCGGCGAGGAGCAGCCGAGCTTTGAATTGTGGGACGACGCGCCGGCTTCGAAAGCGAAGCTGATCGTGATCGACGAATGCTCGATGGTCGACGCCGAACTCGGCCGCGACCTGATGTCGTTCGACTGCCCGCTGCTCGTGTTGGGGGATCCCGCGCAGTTGCCGCCGATCCAGGGCGGCGGCTTCTTCACCAACACCGAACCGGACGCGATGCTGACCGAGGTGCACCGCCAGGCCCAGGACGATCCGATCGTGCGGATGTCGATGGACATCCGCGAAGGCCGCGAGCTCGACATCGGCCGCTACGGCGACAGCGAAGTGGTCTCGCGCAAGGAGCTCGACCCCGATCGGGTCATGAGCGCCGACCAGGTCCTGGTCGGCCGCAACAACACCCGCCGCGCCTACAACATGCGGGTGCGCCAGCGCCAGAACATCGAGGACGCCTTTCCGGTCGCCGGCGACAAGCTGGTGTGCCTGCGCAACAACCGCAAGAAAGGCCTGTTCAACGGCGGCCTGTGGCGGGTGAAGTCGCGCAACGCCTCGCGCTCGAAATCGCGCATCCTCTCCATGCGGCTGTCGCCGGACGAGGATTTCGGCCATAAGGTGACGAAGGTCTCGGTGCGCGCCGATTGCTTCGAAGGCGGCATCGAGCAGATCGCCTGGGAGCAGCGCAAGCCCTATGACGAGTTCGACTACGGCTACGTGCTCACCGTGCACAAATCGCAGGGCTCGCAATGGGACGACGTCGTGCTGTTCGACGAGAGCTTTGCGTTTGGGGAGTCCAGGGCGCGGTGGCTCTACACCGGGATCACGCGGGCGGCGAAGCGATTGAGCATCGTGGTCTAA
- a CDS encoding LLM class flavin-dependent oxidoreductase, which translates to MKFGIFYELQLPRPWMAGDELRLYQNALSQMELADKLGYDHAWVVEHHFLEEYSHSPSPESFLAAASQRTKNIRLGHGILQLTTNHPARVAERVAVLDLLSNGRCEFGMGESASITELTPFGRDMETKKEVFEEAVAAIFPMFKDAGSEHHGKYFDIPLRNVVPKPVQKPHPPLWMACSQLPTIERAGRHGFGALGFQFVSADAAHAWVHAYYNAMTKRLTKLADYEINPNMALVSFFMCARTDEEARARADGATFFQFALRFYGASQNRQRPAPYTVNMWDEYNKWKRDNPEAQEAALRGGLIGSPETIRKKLKRFQSSHIDQVILLNQAGKNSHEHICESLELFGREVMPEFQNDPAQAAWKQGVMSGEIELEEIDTKAFTDRYGKLAINAAPVKAAAE; encoded by the coding sequence ATGAAGTTCGGCATCTTCTACGAGCTGCAATTGCCGCGGCCCTGGATGGCCGGCGACGAGCTCAGGCTCTACCAGAACGCCCTTTCGCAGATGGAGCTCGCCGACAAGCTCGGCTACGACCATGCCTGGGTCGTCGAGCACCACTTCCTCGAAGAATACTCGCACTCGCCGTCGCCGGAATCGTTCCTCGCGGCGGCCAGCCAGCGCACAAAGAACATCCGGCTCGGTCACGGCATCCTCCAGCTTACCACCAATCATCCGGCGCGCGTTGCCGAGCGTGTCGCGGTGCTCGATCTGCTCTCGAACGGCCGCTGCGAGTTCGGCATGGGCGAGAGCGCATCCATCACCGAGCTCACCCCGTTCGGCCGCGACATGGAGACCAAGAAGGAGGTGTTCGAGGAGGCCGTCGCCGCGATCTTCCCGATGTTCAAGGACGCGGGGAGCGAGCATCACGGCAAGTACTTCGACATTCCCTTGCGCAACGTCGTGCCGAAGCCGGTGCAGAAGCCGCATCCGCCGCTGTGGATGGCCTGCTCGCAGCTGCCGACCATCGAGCGCGCCGGCCGCCATGGCTTTGGCGCACTCGGCTTCCAGTTCGTCAGCGCCGATGCCGCCCATGCCTGGGTGCACGCTTATTACAATGCGATGACCAAGCGCCTCACCAAGCTCGCCGATTACGAGATCAATCCGAACATGGCGCTGGTCTCGTTCTTCATGTGCGCCAGGACCGACGAGGAGGCGCGTGCGCGCGCCGACGGCGCCACCTTCTTCCAGTTCGCGCTGCGCTTCTACGGCGCCTCGCAGAACCGCCAGCGTCCGGCGCCCTACACCGTCAACATGTGGGACGAGTACAACAAGTGGAAGCGCGACAATCCCGAGGCGCAGGAGGCGGCGCTGCGCGGCGGCCTGATCGGCTCACCGGAGACGATCCGCAAGAAGCTGAAGCGCTTCCAGTCTTCCCATATCGACCAGGTCATCCTGCTCAACCAGGCCGGCAAGAACAGCCACGAGCACATCTGCGAATCGCTCGAGCTGTTCGGCCGTGAGGTGATGCCTGAGTTCCAGAACGATCCGGCGCAAGCAGCCTGGAAACAGGGCGTCATGAGCGGCGAGATCGAGCTGGAAGAGATCGACACGAAGGCTTTTACGGACCGCTACGGCAAGCTCGCGATCAATGCCGCCCCGGTGAAGGCAGCCGCAGAATAG
- a CDS encoding septal ring lytic transglycosylase RlpA family protein, with protein sequence MMTFRSSAAVCGALVALAMSITVARGETRGVHATAVDAASGNAVVGAASMYNPFKPGKEEGGPRTASGERYDPSAWTAAIKTNLRKKFGGVLFGARPKYALVEAAGKKVIVKINDVGPLRPGRIIDFNERTMRHFDPSLERGVIKDVRVSPLSGDDWTLGPVG encoded by the coding sequence ATGATGACGTTCCGCTCGAGCGCCGCGGTTTGCGGCGCCCTGGTTGCGCTTGCCATGTCTATTACCGTTGCGCGCGGTGAAACGCGTGGAGTTCACGCAACCGCCGTCGATGCCGCTTCGGGGAATGCGGTCGTTGGCGCTGCTTCGATGTACAATCCGTTCAAGCCCGGCAAGGAGGAGGGCGGTCCGCGCACAGCCTCCGGCGAGCGTTATGATCCCTCTGCCTGGACGGCTGCCATCAAGACCAATCTGCGAAAGAAATTCGGTGGGGTGCTTTTTGGCGCGAGGCCGAAATATGCCCTCGTCGAAGCTGCCGGCAAGAAGGTCATTGTCAAGATCAATGACGTGGGGCCACTCAGGCCTGGCCGCATCATTGATTTCAACGAGCGGACGATGCGCCATTTCGATCCCAGCCTCGAGCGCGGAGTCATCAAGGACGTGAGAGTCAGCCCGCTTTCAGGGGACGATTGGACATTGGGCCCGGTGGGCTGA
- a CDS encoding dienelactone hydrolase family protein, with protein sequence MEALMRVCPTVIALLATLMGFTAQAYAGKFVEFESGGIESNRVQLVGYLARPQGSGPFPAVVVLHGCGGFHQDMLAWADRLRRWGYVALAVDSFGPRGIETACGNFADQPADAFQALAYLKTQPFVRADHVAVLGFSLGGSSVLTVLEKGSISELFQDKFRAGVALYPPCNGSSGIMTAPTLVLIGAVDDWTPSSACEAMAAGRSELGISRSGGDRSLVQLIIYPDAHHGFDLAGLRFTNGIKFSGHRLEYNDAVTRDSIGKVRAFFRQTLSHE encoded by the coding sequence ATGGAGGCGTTGATGCGAGTTTGCCCGACTGTCATCGCCTTGTTGGCGACACTGATGGGCTTCACGGCACAAGCGTATGCAGGCAAGTTCGTTGAGTTTGAAAGCGGAGGAATTGAGTCCAACCGCGTGCAGCTCGTTGGATATCTTGCCCGGCCTCAAGGTAGCGGGCCATTCCCCGCGGTGGTCGTCTTGCACGGCTGCGGCGGTTTTCACCAGGACATGCTTGCGTGGGCCGACAGGCTCCGCAGGTGGGGATATGTCGCCCTGGCAGTGGACAGTTTTGGTCCTCGCGGAATTGAGACGGCGTGCGGTAACTTTGCTGATCAGCCCGCAGACGCGTTCCAGGCGCTCGCATACTTGAAGACGCAGCCCTTTGTACGTGCAGATCATGTGGCGGTCTTGGGCTTCTCCTTGGGAGGATCTTCGGTTCTTACCGTCTTAGAGAAAGGATCAATCTCCGAGCTGTTCCAAGACAAATTCCGCGCTGGCGTTGCTCTTTATCCCCCATGTAACGGCTCAAGTGGCATCATGACAGCGCCGACACTGGTGCTCATTGGAGCAGTGGATGACTGGACCCCGTCGTCGGCGTGCGAGGCGATGGCCGCAGGACGCAGCGAACTCGGGATTTCACGATCGGGCGGCGACCGGTCCTTAGTGCAATTGATAATCTATCCTGACGCTCACCACGGGTTTGATCTGGCGGGGCTGAGGTTTACGAACGGTATTAAGTTTTCCGGGCATCGATTGGAATACAACGATGCCGTGACAAGAGACAGCATCGGGAAAGTGCGCGCGTTCTTTCGACAGACGCTCAGCCACGAATAG
- a CDS encoding helix-turn-helix transcriptional regulator, which yields MGSRTAPTHPSAGDVTSAVLAIGRPDFPNILIDTLRRQAGVGHCMVFALRRAGAATCLLDAGNIPIGGDLGAAYAGQFHQSDPNRDALFEGEGRAPIMLPAFAPRMYGARYRKIFFRDSGIVDKCATAIWTGDTCFYVNFYRIAAQGRFSDAQHHRLEAIAPAIAASVARHFQEKVTPEQSLAKLFATRAPLSGLTRREQEVCRHILAGFSSEAISQGLGISLHSTLTYRKRAYQRLGISSQSELFAIVLGLLAGPRSLK from the coding sequence ATGGGGTCTCGGACTGCGCCCACACATCCGTCGGCGGGTGATGTCACGTCCGCGGTGCTCGCCATCGGCCGCCCCGACTTCCCGAACATCCTCATCGACACGCTGCGCCGGCAGGCCGGCGTCGGCCACTGCATGGTGTTCGCGCTGAGGCGCGCTGGTGCCGCGACCTGCCTGCTCGATGCCGGCAACATCCCGATCGGCGGCGATCTCGGCGCCGCCTATGCCGGACAGTTCCACCAATCCGATCCCAACCGCGATGCGCTGTTCGAAGGCGAGGGCCGCGCGCCGATCATGCTGCCGGCGTTCGCGCCGCGGATGTATGGTGCGCGCTACCGGAAGATCTTCTTCCGCGATTCCGGCATCGTCGATAAATGCGCCACTGCGATCTGGACTGGCGACACCTGCTTCTATGTCAATTTTTATCGCATCGCAGCCCAGGGCCGCTTCAGTGATGCGCAGCACCACCGACTTGAGGCGATCGCACCTGCGATCGCCGCGAGCGTGGCGCGCCATTTTCAGGAGAAGGTGACCCCCGAGCAGTCTCTCGCCAAATTGTTCGCGACCCGCGCGCCGCTCTCCGGTCTCACGCGGCGAGAGCAGGAGGTCTGCCGGCACATCCTGGCAGGCTTCAGCTCCGAGGCGATCTCGCAAGGACTCGGCATCAGCCTGCATTCGACGCTGACCTATCGCAAGCGCGCCTATCAGCGGCTCGGTATCTCCTCGCAGAGCGAGCTGTTTGCGATCGTGCTGGGCCTGCTCGCCGGGCCGCGCAGCCTGAAATAA
- a CDS encoding L,D-transpeptidase, whose translation MSKRAKRRKAETFALPMAARVAIGAIAVAALGYGLLSRPARVQPVRKPSAPEARASSTPVYVAPPVHASTPAPAPIPAPLAEPPKADADVPGALVRQVVDYASRQTPGTVIIDTGNTFLYLVLNDRQAMRYGIGVGREGFTWSGEQTVARKAEWPDWHPPAEMVSRQPYLPRFMAGGPGNPLGARAMYLGETEYRIHGTNKPDTIGKRVSSGCIRLTNEDVVDLYERVKVGAKVIVLPAAAARRPSQGTPDAASRSPDPASPSNRPAATSVQMPSSGPRIAEVQ comes from the coding sequence ATGAGTAAGCGGGCCAAGCGCAGAAAGGCAGAGACGTTCGCGCTGCCAATGGCCGCGCGCGTTGCAATCGGTGCCATCGCCGTCGCCGCGCTGGGGTACGGCTTGCTGTCTCGCCCGGCAAGGGTGCAACCGGTACGGAAGCCGTCCGCGCCGGAAGCGCGGGCATCGTCAACTCCGGTTTACGTGGCGCCTCCGGTTCATGCTTCCACTCCGGCTCCAGCTCCGATTCCGGCCCCGCTGGCCGAACCACCGAAAGCCGATGCTGACGTTCCCGGAGCATTGGTTCGGCAGGTGGTTGATTATGCCAGCCGACAGACGCCGGGCACGGTGATCATCGATACCGGAAACACGTTCCTCTATCTCGTTCTGAACGACAGACAGGCGATGCGCTACGGCATCGGTGTCGGCCGCGAAGGTTTCACATGGTCCGGTGAGCAGACTGTGGCTCGTAAGGCAGAATGGCCGGATTGGCATCCGCCTGCGGAGATGGTCTCGCGTCAGCCCTATCTGCCGCGGTTCATGGCAGGCGGTCCCGGCAACCCGCTCGGCGCCCGGGCGATGTATCTGGGTGAGACCGAATATAGAATTCACGGCACCAACAAGCCCGATACGATCGGGAAGCGGGTTTCGTCCGGCTGTATCCGGCTGACCAATGAGGACGTCGTGGATCTCTATGAGCGGGTGAAGGTCGGAGCGAAAGTGATCGTGCTTCCGGCAGCCGCTGCGCGCCGGCCATCTCAGGGAACGCCCGACGCCGCTTCCCGATCGCCGGACCCGGCATCGCCGTCGAACCGGCCCGCGGCAACCAGCGTGCAGATGCCGTCATCTGGACCGAGGATCGCCGAGGTTCAGTAG
- a CDS encoding Cj0069 family protein, whose protein sequence is MDTEHRSPFRHSVAVLSRGDVSARRDATPQNSRFVRVFDALAAFGVDARPVIYDESFAEEVREQLLAFDGVLVWVNPIQDGRTRTSLDALLRDVAARGVWVSAHPDAILKMGTKEVLYRTRSMGWGSDTALYQTVEAMRDELPERLTTGPRVIKRSRGNGGQGVWKVEKLPTSAMLRVLDATKDASEELTLDDFLRRCAEYFENGSVVDQPYQPRLGEGVVRCYMAGDRCAGFGHHKVKALLDSPAVRSEAGPRQYTSNADPRFQRLRRLMEDEWTPQLTSLLDIARGDLPMIWDADFMLGPVQRDGDDSYVLGEINVSSVHPYPDEAPAEIARRIADRLRGKL, encoded by the coding sequence ATGGACACCGAACATCGTTCCCCTTTCCGACATTCTGTAGCCGTTCTCTCGCGGGGCGATGTTTCCGCCCGACGGGACGCGACCCCGCAGAACAGCCGCTTCGTGCGGGTCTTCGACGCGCTCGCTGCCTTCGGCGTCGATGCGCGCCCCGTAATCTACGATGAAAGTTTCGCCGAGGAGGTCCGCGAACAGCTGCTCGCGTTCGACGGCGTGCTCGTCTGGGTCAACCCAATTCAGGACGGCCGAACCCGCACCAGCCTTGACGCCCTGCTGCGCGACGTCGCCGCGCGCGGCGTGTGGGTCAGCGCTCATCCGGACGCCATCCTCAAGATGGGCACCAAGGAGGTGCTCTATCGGACCCGCTCGATGGGGTGGGGAAGCGACACAGCGCTGTATCAAACCGTCGAGGCCATGCGAGACGAGTTGCCAGAGCGGCTCACCACCGGTCCGCGTGTGATCAAGCGCAGCCGGGGCAACGGCGGCCAAGGCGTTTGGAAGGTCGAGAAGCTGCCGACGTCTGCCATGCTGAGGGTGCTGGATGCGACCAAGGACGCATCCGAGGAATTGACGCTTGACGATTTTCTCCGCCGCTGCGCCGAGTATTTCGAAAACGGCAGTGTGGTCGATCAACCGTACCAGCCTCGCTTGGGCGAAGGTGTCGTGCGCTGCTATATGGCAGGCGATCGCTGCGCCGGCTTCGGCCACCACAAAGTCAAAGCCCTGCTCGACTCGCCCGCCGTGCGCTCAGAGGCCGGACCGCGGCAGTACACATCCAACGCAGACCCGCGCTTCCAACGGCTGCGTCGGTTGATGGAAGACGAATGGACGCCGCAGCTAACCTCGTTGCTGGATATTGCGCGAGGTGACCTGCCCATGATCTGGGACGCCGACTTCATGCTTGGCCCGGTGCAGAGGGACGGGGACGACAGCTACGTGCTAGGTGAGATCAACGTCAGCTCCGTGCATCCTTACCCGGACGAGGCGCCGGCGGAGATCGCCAGGCGAATTGCCGATCGGCTGCGGGGCAAGCTTTGA
- a CDS encoding ATP-binding cassette domain-containing protein, with the protein MLTVHALKRLHICVSFDLQDGECVALQEPSGAGKTLLLRSIADIDPNEGRVKLVGILREAMPAPVWRKRVTYLAAEPGWWSDTVQEHFSDWNDALPLIERLGLPPGCGPWPVQRLSTGEKQRLGLARALMLRSRVLLLDEPTSALDAASTAVVESLIAERILNGTSVVWSTHDNAQARRVGSRVLVMSADGVIGENRS; encoded by the coding sequence ATGCTGACGGTCCACGCGCTTAAGCGCTTGCACATCTGCGTTTCATTCGACTTGCAGGATGGGGAATGCGTCGCCCTGCAAGAGCCCTCTGGCGCCGGGAAGACTCTGCTGCTTCGCTCGATCGCAGATATCGATCCCAACGAAGGAAGGGTCAAACTGGTCGGCATACTCAGGGAGGCCATGCCTGCCCCCGTCTGGCGGAAACGAGTGACCTACCTCGCTGCGGAGCCAGGCTGGTGGTCGGATACGGTGCAAGAGCACTTCAGCGACTGGAATGATGCATTGCCGCTGATCGAACGATTGGGATTGCCGCCGGGTTGCGGACCTTGGCCGGTCCAGCGACTTTCCACCGGAGAGAAACAGCGGTTGGGGCTCGCGCGGGCCCTGATGCTGCGATCGCGGGTTCTTCTCCTGGACGAGCCGACCTCGGCACTCGACGCGGCATCGACCGCGGTCGTGGAATCCTTGATCGCTGAACGCATTTTGAATGGAACGAGCGTCGTGTGGAGCACGCACGATAACGCCCAAGCCCGCCGCGTCGGGTCCAGGGTCTTGGTGATGAGTGCCGACGGCGTGATCGGGGAAAATCGGTCGTGA
- a CDS encoding cytochrome P450: protein MSTAPRIDIDPAAFWADPYPMLAKMRKEAPIAFVPQLGSTLLTSRDDISISEKQIDVFSSHQPAGLMNRLMGHNMMRKDGEAHQAERRAMFPTVSPKTVKAHWTALFQAHADRIIDRIEPGRIDFMRDFALPFSGECLKSITGLTNIGFGDMDAWSQGMIEGIANYAGDPAVEARCHAATSGIDAAIDDILPVMRKHPDQSILGVLLASGMPMESVRANVKLAISGGQNEPRKAIAGTVWALLSHPEQLDLVRKGEVTWLQAFEEYARWISPIGMSPRRIAKPWSIRDIAFELDERVFLMFGSANRDQKHFDRADEFDVRRDTSKSVAFGAGPHFCAGAWASRAMIADVALPTVFARASRLAITDDEPVRIGGWAFRGLLNLPVRWLH, encoded by the coding sequence TTGAGCACCGCGCCACGCATCGACATCGACCCGGCCGCATTCTGGGCCGACCCCTATCCGATGCTTGCGAAAATGCGCAAGGAGGCGCCGATCGCCTTCGTGCCGCAACTCGGCTCGACCTTGCTGACCAGTCGCGACGACATCTCGATCTCCGAGAAGCAGATCGACGTGTTCTCCTCGCACCAGCCTGCGGGCCTGATGAACCGGCTGATGGGTCACAACATGATGCGCAAGGACGGCGAGGCGCACCAGGCCGAGCGCCGCGCGATGTTTCCGACGGTGTCGCCGAAGACGGTGAAGGCGCACTGGACCGCGCTATTCCAGGCTCATGCCGATCGAATCATCGATCGCATCGAGCCGGGGCGGATCGACTTCATGCGCGACTTCGCATTGCCGTTCTCCGGCGAATGCCTGAAGTCGATCACCGGCCTCACCAATATCGGCTTTGGCGATATGGACGCCTGGTCGCAAGGCATGATCGAGGGCATCGCCAATTACGCCGGCGATCCCGCGGTCGAGGCGCGCTGCCATGCCGCGACGTCGGGCATCGACGCTGCGATCGACGATATCCTGCCGGTGATGCGCAAGCATCCCGACCAGAGCATCCTCGGCGTCCTTCTCGCCTCGGGCATGCCGATGGAGAGTGTGCGCGCAAATGTAAAACTCGCGATCTCCGGCGGCCAGAACGAGCCGCGCAAGGCCATCGCCGGCACGGTTTGGGCGCTGCTGAGCCATCCCGAGCAACTCGATCTCGTGCGCAAGGGCGAGGTGACCTGGCTGCAGGCCTTCGAGGAATACGCCCGCTGGATCTCGCCGATCGGCATGTCGCCGCGCCGCATTGCAAAGCCGTGGAGCATCCGCGACATTGCGTTCGAGCTTGATGAGCGCGTGTTCCTGATGTTCGGCTCCGCCAATCGCGACCAGAAGCATTTTGACCGCGCCGACGAATTTGATGTGAGACGAGATACCTCCAAGAGCGTCGCGTTCGGCGCCGGCCCGCATTTCTGCGCCGGCGCCTGGGCGTCCCGCGCCATGATCGCCGACGTCGCGCTGCCGACGGTGTTCGCTCGCGCCAGTCGGCTCGCGATCACCGATGACGAGCCGGTGCGGATCGGGGGCTGGGCCTTCCGCGGGCTGCTCAATTTGCCGGTGCGATGGCTGCATTAG